One Melospiza melodia melodia isolate bMelMel2 chromosome 1, bMelMel2.pri, whole genome shotgun sequence genomic window carries:
- the EDN1 gene encoding endothelin-1: MDYCHMIVSLLFVLCPGLLPAAPGAEADAAPPPAAAAHRRARRCSCSSLMDEECVYFCHLDIIWINTPEKTVPYGLGGPARPRRSLKDVVPEMLAEPSSRCRCANQKDKKCLNFCQAGKDLWAQSTVEKTSRHRIKAGSCFGPKCTNRQLADSRKMKRLEAIGNSIKASFSIAKLKAELQKGRKLKHNRASKRQSVRESLKAS; this comes from the exons ATGGATTACTGCCACATGATCGTCTCGCTGCTCTTCGTGCTCTGCCCGGGGCTGCTGCCGGCAG CCCCCGGAGCCGAGGCGGACGccgcgccgccccccgccgccgccgcgcaccGCCGCGCCCggcgctgctcctgctcctcgcTGATGGACGAGGAGTGCGTCTACTTCTGCCACCTCGACATCATCTGGATCAACACCCCCGA GAAGACTGTTCCATATGGTCTCGGCGGCCCTGCTCGACCCAGAAGATCACTGAAGGACGTGGTGCCGGAGATGCTCGCTGAACCAAGCAGCAGATGCCGATGTGCCAACCAGAAGGACAAGAAATGTCTGAACTTCTGCCAGGCAGGCAAGGATCTCTG GGCTCAGTCCACAGTGGAGAAAACCTCGCGGCACCGCATCAAAGCCGGCAGTTGCTTTGGACCCAAATGCACGAACCGACAGCTTGCTGACAGCAGGAAAATGAAGCG GCTGGAGGCCATTGGGAACAGTATCAAAGCCTCCTTCAGTATCGCAAAGCTGAAGGCTGAGCTCCAGAAAGGGCGAAAGCTCAAGCACAACAGGGCGAGCAAGAGGCAAAGTGTCCGGGAGAGCCTGAAAGCATCCTAG